The window CCTTCCACATAAGGGAATGGGATATTTGCCGCAAGAAAAGGATTTTTTACCGCGGGCATATCATCTTGTTTTAGCGTCTCAAAAATCACATATTTTGCCTGCGAAGTAGGTTTTGCTAACTTCAATAATTTATTAAATTCAAACCCTATCCAAGGAATAATCATACTCCATGCTTCCACACATCTAAAGCGATATACCCTCTCTTCTAATGGCATACTTTGCAAGATTTTTTCTAAAGAAATTTTTAAAGGCTTTTCTACTTCCCCATCTATCACCAGATCCCACGGAGAAGTTTTTAAAATTTTAGCGCGATAATATGGATCATCTTTTTGCATACCAAATTCATAAAAATTATTATAAGTACTTGCTTTTTCAAATGGTGTAAGCTCTTCTTGCAAATAATTAATATTTTTAATAAAGGAATATTTTTTCTCATTAAATACAAGCTCTGTAGTATTTTCTTCTGCAAAAATCCCTTGCATACCCATACCAAGAGATAAAAATCCCAAGGGCATAGTTTTTAAAATCTCTCGTCTTTTTTGATACACCCCTTCATCTGTGATTGCATTTTCTTTAATTTCCCATGATTTTTTATAAATAATTCTCATCTGTTTTCCTAAATTCATTTAAATGCGACTTTATTATTGTAAAATCTTTTCAAAATATTTTTAATAAAAGGTTATAACTAAATGGATTCTTATGAGTATGGCGAATTGCTCAAGACCCTAAAAACAAAGATTGACAATATTTACAAAATCATCAAACCCAACTCCCTGCAAGAGAGACTAAAAGAAATTGAAGCATTGCAACAAGATGCAAATTTCTGGAATGATGCAAAAAAAGCAGGAGAAATCGGTAAAGAAAAATCAAGGTGCGAGAGAATGTTACAAACCTATCAAAATGCAAAAGCCTCTATTGATGATGCAAGTGAGCTTTTTGAAATCTCTCAAAATGACAATGACACGCTAGAACTACTCTTTGCAGAATCACAAAATCTCGAAGATTCTATAAAAAAAGTTGAAATTGAAGTCATGCTAAGCGGGGAGCATGATGGAGCAAATGCCATTGTTACCATACAACCTGGTGCAGGTGGCACAGAAAGTCAAGACTGGGGTAGCATTCTTTATCGTATGTATCTTAGATGGTGTGAGCGAAGAGGATTTAAAGCTGAAATTTTAGATTATCAAGATGGTGAAGAAGCAGGGATTAAAGGTGTAGCATTTTTAATT is drawn from Helicobacter anatolicus and contains these coding sequences:
- the msrP gene encoding protein-methionine-sulfoxide reductase catalytic subunit MsrP, which produces MRIIYKKSWEIKENAITDEGVYQKRREILKTMPLGFLSLGMGMQGIFAEENTTELVFNEKKYSFIKNINYLQEELTPFEKASTYNNFYEFGMQKDDPYYRAKILKTSPWDLVIDGEVEKPLKISLEKILQSMPLEERVYRFRCVEAWSMIIPWIGFEFNKLLKLAKPTSQAKYVIFETLKQDDMPAVKNPFLAANIPFPYVEGLRIDEAMHPLCILAVGMYGRKLPNQNGAPLRLVVPWKYGFKNIKSIVRITLSKTQPLSTWQRLAGDEYGFYANVNPDVAHPRWSQASERFIGEGYRPTRIKTQIFNGYGDEVARLYANMDLEKNF